A single genomic interval of Terriglobales bacterium harbors:
- a CDS encoding ATP-binding protein: MASPQMRVGARRRMATEHRREPGSNRRVAARLLAVERTDAIFPVLLQEIVVLGFPRALVASVNLETGDLAPTLSVNFPRTVQQRFRTSLHASENTLVKVLRNGKPAVIPGGPGRRALYCHPILFRSRTQCREAERRPAGGCLAVDNQHGRRKLCLPDQVCATCGMRGYSALVVVELAKGASEREIGELRPLVGLADRCLARLSKSEHYYNRLTGLENTLAQMQTVMGNMHDPVVLTDNQHRVVMQNRAAERFFKLPEAASEGRARAIEFNHLLFSAALSSMALTGAEAHRDLTLVDPVEGEELLFEVLAAPTSTPDGSRSGMVTVLREVTALRRTDAEVRSQYDRLRHAEELVRQDRDRLNLIIENVGDPIVVCDSNARPVLVDPLAAELFGSERDSARDPRRLRNHAKFDAYISSFTFSFSDRESGPLKLFNPTTRGEVEFDARSGKIYDERGQVAYTVTVLRDLTAVRKVEQLKVERRMLEIEKFAATGRLAGTIAHEVNNPMEAIKNAIYLLSGKVSPEATPVYDVLKSETERVARIVRQMLGLYRNTDQIGTVDVNSVIEDTLLLFRRQLQQVSTQVRTRLASLPMAVGSADQLRQVLSNLVVNARDSMEKGGTLHVRTRYFAGGGDSVRGAIRILVADSGAGIPPALQSSIFEPFVSTKGAKGTGLGLWIVKGIIENHGGKIRVRSRVGQGTVFQIDLPVVR, translated from the coding sequence ATGGCCTCGCCTCAGATGCGCGTGGGAGCACGGCGGAGGATGGCGACGGAGCATCGGCGGGAGCCGGGCTCCAACCGCCGCGTCGCGGCCCGCCTGCTCGCCGTCGAGCGCACTGACGCGATCTTCCCCGTCCTGCTCCAGGAGATCGTCGTCCTCGGCTTCCCTCGCGCCCTGGTCGCCAGCGTCAACCTCGAGACCGGCGACCTCGCCCCCACGCTCTCCGTCAACTTTCCCCGCACCGTCCAGCAGCGATTCCGCACGTCGCTCCACGCCTCGGAGAATACGCTGGTCAAGGTGCTGCGGAACGGCAAGCCGGCAGTCATTCCCGGCGGGCCGGGCCGCCGCGCCCTGTATTGCCACCCCATCCTCTTCCGCTCGCGGACGCAGTGCCGGGAGGCCGAGCGCCGGCCAGCCGGCGGTTGTCTGGCAGTGGACAACCAACACGGCCGCCGCAAGCTGTGCCTTCCCGACCAGGTCTGCGCCACCTGCGGCATGCGCGGCTACAGCGCACTGGTGGTGGTGGAGCTGGCGAAGGGCGCGTCGGAGCGGGAGATCGGCGAACTGCGCCCCCTGGTCGGACTGGCCGACCGCTGCCTGGCGCGCCTGTCCAAATCCGAGCACTACTACAACCGCCTGACCGGCCTGGAGAACACCCTGGCCCAGATGCAGACGGTCATGGGCAACATGCATGATCCGGTGGTGCTCACCGACAACCAGCACCGCGTGGTCATGCAGAACCGCGCCGCCGAACGCTTCTTCAAGCTCCCGGAAGCGGCCAGCGAAGGCCGCGCCCGCGCCATCGAGTTCAACCACCTGCTGTTCTCCGCCGCCCTGTCCTCGATGGCGCTTACCGGAGCCGAGGCCCACCGCGACCTGACCCTGGTGGATCCCGTGGAAGGCGAGGAACTCCTATTCGAGGTCCTGGCCGCTCCCACCAGCACGCCCGACGGCAGCCGCTCCGGCATGGTCACAGTGCTGCGCGAAGTCACCGCCCTGCGGCGCACCGATGCGGAGGTCCGCTCCCAATACGACCGGTTGCGCCACGCCGAAGAGCTGGTGCGCCAGGACCGCGACCGCCTGAATCTGATCATCGAGAACGTTGGCGATCCCATCGTGGTCTGCGACAGCAACGCCAGGCCGGTGCTGGTGGACCCGCTCGCCGCCGAGCTGTTCGGCTCCGAGCGCGACAGCGCCCGCGATCCCCGCCGCCTCCGCAACCACGCCAAGTTCGACGCCTACATCAGCTCCTTCACCTTCTCCTTCTCCGACCGGGAGAGCGGGCCGCTCAAGCTCTTCAACCCCACCACTCGCGGCGAGGTCGAGTTCGACGCCCGCTCCGGCAAGATCTATGACGAGCGCGGCCAGGTGGCCTACACCGTCACCGTACTCCGCGACCTGACGGCGGTGCGCAAGGTGGAGCAGCTCAAGGTCGAGCGGCGCATGCTGGAGATCGAGAAGTTCGCCGCCACCGGGCGGCTGGCAGGCACCATCGCCCACGAGGTCAACAACCCGATGGAGGCCATCAAGAATGCCATCTACCTGCTCTCCGGCAAGGTCTCGCCGGAAGCGACCCCGGTCTATGACGTCCTGAAATCGGAGACCGAGCGCGTGGCCCGCATCGTGCGCCAGATGCTCGGCCTCTATCGCAACACCGACCAGATCGGCACGGTGGACGTGAACAGCGTCATCGAGGACACGCTGTTGCTCTTCCGCCGCCAGTTGCAACAGGTGTCCACCCAAGTGAGGACCAGGCTGGCGTCCTTGCCCATGGCGGTCGGCTCCGCGGACCAGCTTCGCCAGGTGCTTTCCAACCTGGTGGTGAATGCGCGGGACAGCATGGAGAAAGGCGGCACGCTCCACGTGCGCACCCGCTACTTCGCCGGCGGCGGCGACTCCGTGCGCGGCGCCATCCGCATCCTGGTGGCTGATTCCGGCGCCGGCATCCCCCCGGCCCTGCAGAGCAGCATCTTCGAGCCCTTCGTCAGCACCAAGGGCGCCAAGGGCACCGGCCTGGGACTCTGGATCGTGAAAGGGATCATCGAGAACCACGGCGGCAAGATCCGCGTGCGCAGCCGGGTGGGGCAGGGGACCGTGTTCCAGATCGATCTGCCCGTGGTGCGATAG
- a CDS encoding SpoIIE family protein phosphatase, with amino-acid sequence MASVLGRYSRRRIAELAPRTTLGRIALYLLVLDLALYIADKVVSLVSTAAAASSGLGGWVSFLTFILLLLASILAFRWMREKLLWRLRNRLIVTYVFIGVIPVLLIATIAVGAGYLFAGQFATYLATSDIQAELRSLEAANSTIAAEYAHSLSAGEQKAALPALHDARMENRWAGRQVTAWYGERATLLQGPPGASALPRPAWAKEDFRSVAFDAKGVYLRVATTVTAAGKPLTVVSSEPLDAARLQEITANFAEVTLTEIGSRPPDKQPDDGQSGFRISRPDPDQKGVRLTVSGETPASVRMPKVTAGSLPAPAASLDPEFSFISLFPVTDWSDGTSHTEGLIVHSRLSALYGRLFRTLGQLTQIIIYAIAGTAVFFAIIELFALFIGLGLARTITKSVAELYKGTQHVNRGDFSYRIPVRSKDQLAALETSFNSMSESLERLMAEQKEKQRLENELAIAQEVQAQLFPKQTTEMESLEVFGICQPARTVSGDYYDFLPLGPERLGIAVGDISGKGISAALLMATVHSAIRAYEFGRMPAVTGRLVAAGSPVTHVLEMTSGAPPDNGFSPASVLSVLNRQLYHSTPLEKYATLFLSVYNARTRTLNYSNAGHLPPIIIRKDRSIRRLDTAGLVVGLFDAQTYGEESVALAPGEIFLAYSDGVTEPENEFGEFGEERLIEIVRDHRHLPLSDIGGLVTSAVKEWIGSGEQPDDITIVLARPR; translated from the coding sequence ATGGCTTCTGTTCTGGGCAGATACTCGCGGCGGCGGATAGCGGAGCTGGCACCGCGCACCACGCTCGGCCGTATCGCCTTGTACCTGCTCGTACTCGACCTGGCGCTGTACATCGCGGACAAGGTCGTCTCGCTGGTCTCGACGGCGGCTGCGGCCAGCAGTGGGCTCGGCGGCTGGGTCTCGTTCCTCACCTTCATCCTGCTGCTGCTAGCCAGCATCCTGGCCTTCCGCTGGATGCGAGAGAAGCTGCTGTGGCGGTTGCGCAACCGGCTGATCGTCACCTACGTGTTCATCGGGGTCATCCCGGTGTTGCTGATCGCGACCATCGCGGTCGGTGCCGGGTACCTGTTCGCCGGCCAGTTCGCCACCTATCTCGCGACCTCGGATATCCAGGCGGAACTGCGATCATTGGAAGCGGCCAACTCGACCATCGCCGCGGAGTATGCGCACAGCCTGTCGGCCGGAGAGCAGAAGGCGGCGTTGCCGGCGTTGCACGACGCAAGAATGGAGAACCGCTGGGCTGGCCGGCAGGTGACCGCCTGGTATGGCGAACGGGCGACGCTTCTCCAGGGACCGCCGGGAGCATCGGCGCTGCCCCGGCCGGCGTGGGCCAAAGAGGACTTCCGGAGCGTCGCCTTTGACGCCAAGGGGGTGTACCTGCGGGTGGCGACCACGGTCACCGCCGCCGGCAAGCCCTTGACCGTGGTCTCCAGCGAGCCCCTGGATGCGGCGCGGCTGCAGGAGATCACTGCGAACTTCGCCGAGGTCACCCTCACTGAGATCGGCTCGCGGCCGCCGGACAAACAGCCGGACGACGGGCAAAGCGGCTTTCGCATCTCGCGGCCGGACCCGGACCAAAAAGGAGTCCGTCTCACGGTGAGCGGCGAAACGCCGGCCAGCGTGCGCATGCCGAAGGTGACGGCCGGCTCGTTGCCGGCGCCGGCGGCGTCGCTGGACCCCGAGTTCAGCTTCATCTCGCTGTTCCCGGTCACCGACTGGAGTGATGGCACGAGCCACACCGAGGGGCTCATCGTGCACAGCCGGTTGTCAGCGCTGTACGGGCGGCTGTTCCGCACCCTGGGGCAGCTGACCCAGATCATCATCTACGCCATCGCAGGTACGGCGGTGTTCTTCGCCATCATCGAGCTGTTCGCGCTGTTCATCGGGCTGGGACTGGCCCGCACCATCACCAAGTCGGTCGCCGAACTGTACAAGGGCACGCAGCACGTCAACCGCGGCGACTTCAGCTATCGCATCCCGGTGCGCTCCAAGGACCAGCTGGCAGCGCTGGAAACCTCGTTCAACTCCATGAGCGAGTCCCTGGAACGGCTGATGGCGGAGCAGAAAGAGAAGCAGCGGCTGGAGAACGAACTGGCCATCGCGCAGGAGGTGCAGGCCCAGCTCTTCCCCAAGCAGACCACGGAGATGGAGTCGCTGGAGGTGTTCGGTATCTGCCAGCCGGCGCGCACGGTGAGCGGCGATTACTACGACTTCCTGCCGCTGGGGCCGGAGCGGCTGGGGATCGCGGTGGGTGACATCTCGGGGAAAGGGATCTCGGCGGCGCTGCTGATGGCCACCGTGCACTCGGCGATCCGCGCTTATGAATTCGGACGCATGCCGGCGGTGACCGGGCGCCTGGTGGCCGCCGGCAGCCCCGTGACCCATGTCCTGGAGATGACGTCCGGGGCGCCGCCGGACAACGGTTTCTCCCCGGCCAGCGTGCTCTCGGTGCTGAACCGGCAGCTTTACCACAGCACTCCGCTCGAGAAATACGCCACCCTGTTCCTCAGCGTCTATAACGCGCGCACCCGCACCCTGAACTACTCCAACGCCGGACACCTGCCGCCCATCATCATCCGCAAAGACCGCTCGATCCGGCGCTTGGACACGGCCGGCCTGGTGGTTGGACTCTTCGACGCCCAAACCTACGGAGAAGAATCCGTCGCCCTGGCGCCCGGGGAGATCTTCCTGGCCTACAGCGACGGGGTGACCGAACCGGAGAACGAGTTCGGCGAATTCGGCGAAGAACGGCTGATCGAGATCGTGCGCGACCACCGGCACCTGCCGCTCTCCGACATCGGCGGGCTGGTGACCAGCGCGGTCAAGGAATGGATCGGCAGCGGCGAGCAACCGGACGACATCACCATCGTCCTGGCGCGGCCCCGGTAG
- a CDS encoding GvpL/GvpF family gas vesicle protein — MPLLVYCIAEREVPPPADGVRGHPVEHEAVAGMNCYYSVFSDPLPRLTKDDALAFHHVVSAIFARTAVIPFRFPTTLEGQGELEVYLETEGHDLLESLQRLRGFVQMEVRLTVGDARAATAASGKEQVQDRQPDREDLLELSESVRELLAEDIRGWHTRESQNGLRCYALVPRHRAADFRHKCERLRLEGGVRAAVGGPWPPSEFLRESFES; from the coding sequence GTGCCTCTCCTGGTCTATTGCATCGCCGAGAGGGAGGTGCCACCGCCGGCCGACGGGGTGCGCGGCCACCCCGTCGAGCACGAGGCCGTCGCCGGCATGAACTGCTACTACTCCGTGTTCTCCGACCCGCTTCCCCGACTCACCAAGGACGATGCCTTGGCGTTCCACCACGTGGTCAGCGCCATCTTTGCCCGCACCGCCGTCATCCCCTTCCGTTTCCCCACGACGCTCGAGGGACAAGGCGAGCTCGAGGTGTACCTGGAGACCGAGGGCCACGACCTGCTGGAGAGCTTGCAGCGCCTGCGCGGTTTCGTGCAGATGGAGGTGCGGCTCACGGTGGGCGACGCCCGCGCCGCCACGGCGGCTTCCGGCAAGGAGCAGGTGCAGGACCGGCAGCCGGACCGCGAGGACTTGCTCGAGCTCTCCGAGAGCGTGCGCGAACTCCTGGCCGAGGACATCCGCGGCTGGCACACTCGCGAATCCCAGAACGGCCTGCGCTGCTATGCGCTGGTGCCGCGGCACAGGGCCGCCGATTTCCGCCACAAGTGCGAGCGCCTGAGGCTGGAAGGCGGGGTGCGGGCCGCGGTCGGCGGGCCCTGGCCGCCCTCCGAGTTCCTCCGCGAGTCCTTCGAATCCTGA
- the gvpJ gene encoding gas vesicle protein GvpJ: MAVERVSGGSSLIDVLDRVLDKGIVIDPWVCMSRVGIDLITVEDRLVVASSDIHLKYVDEVGRGQVSRPQLGERPGRPA, encoded by the coding sequence ATGGCAGTTGAACGGGTGTCGGGCGGATCCAGCCTGATCGATGTTCTCGACCGGGTATTGGACAAGGGCATCGTCATCGATCCCTGGGTCTGCATGTCCCGGGTCGGGATCGACCTGATCACGGTGGAAGATCGTTTGGTCGTGGCTTCGAGCGACATCCACCTCAAGTACGTGGACGAAGTCGGCCGCGGGCAAGTTTCGCGGCCTCAACTGGGGGAGAGACCGGGCCGCCCGGCGTAG